A genomic stretch from Penicillium digitatum chromosome 4, complete sequence includes:
- a CDS encoding Dimethyladenosine transferase produces the protein MPKVNKQKRNSAASQGLSDAAAKTKAAHSIFKMNTDIGQHVLKNPGIAAAIVEKAELKQSDIVLEIGPGTGNLTAKILEKAKKCIAVELDPRMAAEVTKRFQSTPYQKRLEVILGDVMKTELPYFDVCISNTPYQISSPLTFKLLATSPAPRSCVLMFQREFALRLFAKPGDKLYSRLSVNAQMWAKIDHIMKVGKNNFKPPPQVESSVIRMVPKNPRPQINYEEWDGLLRIVFVRKNKTLRSSFIGTTSIMELLEANYRTWCAQNDIPVEDGPVEVVNDNAMAMDMDEEQEEEQAVEEPVDEVMDMDDDDVPDFFKESTNARLEAALKNGASRKKRSKVAELVREKVRQVLEDDTDLGERRARMCDENDFLKLLWAFNQKGIHFN, from the exons ATGCCAAAGGTTAACAAGCAGAAGCGCAATAGCGCCGCTTCACAGGGTCTATCAGATGCTGCTGCCAAGACAAAAGCTGCTCACAGCATCTTCAAGATGAACACTGATATTGGCCAGCACGTTCTAAAGAACCCTGGTATTGCTG CTGCAATTGTGGAAAAGGCCGAGCTCAAGCAAAGCGAT ATCGTCCTTGAAATTGGTCCCGGTACTGGTAACTTGACAGCCAAGATTCTAGAAAAGGCAAAGAAGTGCATTGCCGTGGAGTTGGATCCTCGTATGGCTGCAGAAGTCACAAAGCGCTTCCAGTCCACTCCATACCAAAAGCGCCTGGAGGTCATTCTTGGAGATGTGATGAAGACGGAGCTCCCATACTTCGATGTCTGTATCAGTAATACTCCTTACCAG ATCTCTTCTCCTCTCACATTCAAGCTCCTGGCTACATCTCCGGCGCCTCGTTCCTGTGTACTCAT GTTCCAACGTGAGTTCGCTCTGCGTTTATTCGCCAAGCCCGGCGACAAACTTTACAGTCGACTTTCAGTCAATGCGCAAATGTGGGccaagattgatcatatcaTGAAGGTTGGCAAGAACAACTTCAAACCACCGCCGCAGGTCGAGTCAAGCGTCATTCGAATGGTCCCTAAGAACCCACGGCCACAGATCAACTACGAAGAGTGGGATGGCCTTTTGCGAATTGTCTTCGTACGGAAGAACAAGACCCTTCGGTCCAGTTTCATTGGCACGACAAGCATCATGGAATTGTTAGAGGCAAACTATCGGACATGGTGTGCACAAAATGACATCCCGGTGGAGGATGGCCCGGTTGAAGTCGTCAATGACAATGCCATGGCAATGGACATGGACGAGGAGCAAGAAGAGGAACAGGCTGTCGAGGAACCGGTTGACGAAGTCATGGATATGGACGATGACGATGTTCCTGATTTCTTCAAGGAGAGCACAAATGCCCGTCTCGAAGCAGCACTGAAGAATGGAGCTTCACGCAAGAAGCGTAGCAAGGTTGCAGAATTAGTCCGCGAGAAAGTGCGCCAGGTCCTAGAGGACGACACTGATCTCGGAGAGAGGCGCGCGAGAATGTGTGATGAGAATGATTTCTTGAAGCTGCTGTGGGCATTCAACCAAAAGGGCATTCATTTCAACTGA
- a CDS encoding RabGAP/TBC, which translates to MANKKGKQEMVQVDKSERADSPFWAGRNASLNPGSSKFHGSNTVVGASYSHADIVQPTSSHPTPRTPPKPSATNFASNLVRRPGNLVASPPRQPYPGIMTDGVDEWSRDPTDEDEDEDDYDDEIVYDDDEDEFGLPSLASMRRKNSAPLKAQNIDFSGGAAGNPSTLGFGLAAANRQRANSSDIAEERGAPLYPTARKGDGKILRPQYKDILQDPANALNLINHSPPPIDASPKERDIHSSHITRINKFKRILQASTVSPTELRDLAWSGVPEEVRPMTWQLLLGYLPTNSERRISTLERKRKEYLDGVRQAFDRGSGASSANPPSTKGRGRGLDEAVWHQISIDVPRTSPHIPLYGYEATQRSLERILYLWAIRHPASGYVQGINDLVTPFWQVFLGVYITDLNVEDGMDPGQLPRSVLDAVEADTFWCLTKLLDGIQDNYIYAQPGIHRQVRALRDLTVRIDAALAKHLEQEGVEFMQFSFRWMNCLLMREMSIKNTIRMWDTYMAEEQGFSRFHLYVCAAFLVKWTDQLVKMDFQEVMMFLQALPTKGWTEKDIELLLSEAFIWQSLFQDSRAHLRPAGDEPPENGIFY; encoded by the exons ATGGCGAACAAAAAAGGGAAACAG GAAATGGTCCAGGTTG ACAAGTCTGA ACGTGCCGATTCGCCCTTTTGGGCTGGCCGAAATGCGTCCCTAAACCCGGGATCGTCGAAGTTCCATGGCTCGAATACTGTTGTTGGCGCATCATACTCACATGCTGATATTGTACA ACCTACCTCCTCCCACCCAACCCCGAGAACACCACCGAAGCCATCGGCTACAAATTTTGCATCAAACTTGGTTCGCCGACCAGGAAACTTGGTCGCCTCACCTCCCCGGCAACCGTACCCCGGCATAATGACTGACGGGGTCGACGAGTGGAGCCGTGACCCTacagatgaagatgaagatgaagatgattatgatgatgagattgtgtacgatgatgacgaagacgaaTTCGGACTCCCTAGTCTTGCTAGTATGAGGAGGAAAAATTCCGCGCCTTTGAAGGCCCAGAACATTGATTTCAGTGGTGGGGCAGCAGGCAACCCCTCAACACTTGGGTTTGGATTAGCAGCCGCCAACAGGCAACGCGCAAATAGCTCGGATATTGCAGAGGAGCGTGGTGCCCCGCTGTATCCAACTGCTCGTAAGGGAGATGGGAAGATCCTCAGACCTCAATACAAGGACATCTTACAAG ATCCTGCTAATGCTTTGAATCTCATCAATCACTCCCCACCTCCTATAGATGCTTCACCTAAAGAGAGGGATATCCATTCGAGTCACATTACGCGAATTAACAAGTTCAAGCGCATATTGCAAGCAAGCACAGTATCTCCCACTGAGCTGCGGGATCTCGCTTGGTCCGGTGTCCCGGAAGAAGTGCGGCCAATGACCTGGCAACTTCTCCTTGGCTACCTTCCTACAAACAGCGAGCGACGCATTTCCACCCTGGAACGGAAGCGCAAGGAATACCTTGACGGAGTCCGGCAGGCCTTTGATCGGGGTAGCGGGGCAAGCTCTGCAAACCCCCCTTCGACCAAAGGCCGCGGTAGAGGTCTTGATGAGGCGGTTTGGCACCAGATTAGCATCGACGTTCCACGCACCAGCCCTCACATCCCATTGTACGGCTATGAAGCCACCCAGCGCTCCTTGGAACGCATCCTTTATCTCTGGGCCATTCGACACCCAGCAAGTGGTTACGTCCAAGGTATCAATGATCTAGTCACACCATTCTGGCAGGTCTTCCTGGGCGTTTACATAACCGATCTGAACGTTGAAGATGGCATGGACCCAGGCCAATTGCCTCGGAGTGTGCTAGATGCGGTAGAAGCAGACACCTTTTGGTGTTTGACAAAGCTGCTGGATGGTATCCAGGACAACTACATTTATGCCCAGCCTGGCATTCACCGACAGGTCAGGGCACTACGAGATCTGACAGTGCGCATCGATGCAGCGCTTGCGAAGCACCTAGAGCAAGAAGGTGTGGAATTTATGCAATTTAGTTTCCGATGGATGAACTGCTTGCTCATGCGGGAAATGAGCATCAAAAACACGATACGCATGTGGGACACGTACATG GCCGAGGAGCAGGGCTTCTCTCGATTCCACCTATATGTTTGTGCTGCATTCTTGGTTAAGTGGACAGATCAATTGGTCAAGATGGATTTCCAG GAGGTTATGATGTTCCTCCAAGCATTGCCAACGAAGGGTTGGACCGAGAAAGACATTGAGCTCTTACTCAGTGAAGCATTTATCTGGCAGAGCCTGTTTCAAGACTCGCGTGCTCACCTCCGGCCTGCTGGTGATGAACCTCCTGAAAATGGTATCTTTTATTGA